A window of the Arthrobacter sp. Marseille-P9274 genome harbors these coding sequences:
- a CDS encoding acylneuraminate cytidylyltransferase: MSNTHPHQVLVVIPARGGSKGIPFKNLKPVAGRSLVARAVEAARNAARVTDVVVSTDSPDIRFEAERFGARVIERPAELSGDTATSESAVLHALANTGTRPEVTVLMQCTSPFIDSADLDAAIASVLGGADVAFSVAENHNFLWARDAGGTVTAVGHSADFRPRRQDREPQYRETGAFYAMRTEGFLARGHRFFGRLEFQIVPAEHAIEIDSIEDLEIVRAMDSRPESTGIDVDALVMDFDGVHTDDHALVNFQGEEFVRVSRSDGMGVARLRRAGIPQLILSTETNPVVTARANKLGVDVVQDVSDKAAAVTEWITANGLDPERVAFVGNDVNDLPAMGRVGWPVAVADARPEVKAAARIVLQHNGGEGAVREICERVLAAQPAAQPAATAIQSR; this comes from the coding sequence ATGAGCAATACCCACCCCCACCAAGTACTGGTGGTGATCCCCGCCCGCGGCGGTTCGAAGGGGATCCCCTTCAAGAACCTCAAACCCGTTGCAGGACGCTCCCTGGTAGCCCGCGCCGTCGAGGCCGCACGGAACGCCGCCCGGGTGACGGACGTCGTCGTCAGCACCGATTCGCCGGATATCCGGTTCGAGGCCGAGCGCTTCGGCGCCCGCGTCATCGAACGCCCCGCGGAACTCTCGGGCGACACCGCCACCAGCGAGTCGGCCGTGCTGCATGCCCTGGCGAACACCGGCACGCGGCCTGAGGTCACGGTACTCATGCAGTGCACCTCGCCGTTCATCGATTCTGCGGATCTGGACGCGGCTATCGCCTCCGTGCTCGGCGGTGCGGACGTTGCGTTCTCCGTCGCAGAGAACCACAACTTCCTCTGGGCCAGGGACGCCGGCGGCACCGTCACCGCAGTCGGCCACAGCGCCGATTTCCGCCCCCGCCGCCAGGACCGCGAGCCGCAATACCGCGAGACCGGGGCCTTCTACGCGATGCGCACCGAGGGCTTCCTGGCCCGCGGGCACCGCTTCTTCGGCCGCCTCGAGTTCCAGATCGTGCCGGCGGAGCACGCCATCGAGATCGATTCGATCGAGGACCTGGAGATCGTCCGGGCGATGGATTCGCGTCCGGAGTCCACCGGAATCGACGTGGATGCGCTCGTCATGGACTTCGACGGGGTGCACACCGATGACCATGCCTTGGTCAACTTCCAAGGCGAAGAATTCGTCCGGGTCAGCCGCTCGGACGGAATGGGGGTGGCCCGGCTGCGCCGCGCCGGAATCCCCCAGCTGATCCTCTCCACCGAAACCAATCCGGTGGTGACCGCCCGGGCGAACAAGCTCGGCGTCGACGTCGTCCAGGACGTCTCGGACAAGGCCGCCGCGGTGACCGAATGGATCACCGCGAACGGGCTTGATCCAGAACGCGTTGCCTTCGTGGGCAATGACGTGAATGACCTGCCTGCCATGGGCCGGGTCGGTTGGCCAGTGGCCGTGGCGGATGCCCGGCCTGAGGTCAAGGCTGCAGCGCGCATTGTGCTGCAGCACAACGGCGGCGAAGGCGCAGTGCGCGAAATCTGCGAACGCGTCCTGGCCGCACAACCGGCAGCCCAACCGGCAGCCACAGCAATTCAATCCCGATGA
- a CDS encoding DUF6716 putative glycosyltransferase has translation MSTENLNPLKAARKMRIVAIADSDSYLKFACATLDALGPEWEREVLLVRSPIQPTLEQMAAATAGTFLHGRATAVIPASGLRTALAGADVVLAAATGPVVEEVYLHAAALTPRPALVSGLPGVAFPATKKALRYRALGDAFITHSHAECRAFSERAEGLELPQRILVSRLPFLSSPEAPVPDPTPLKRVVFAPQAKVPVEKDERVAILQALAALARRTGFTVRVKLRAWAGEPQTHLEQYPFDTLWNDLVKARAVAGHELEFCTGSMAEQLVPGTAMVTVSSTAALEALDAGLQVLILSDFGVSDEMLNKVFDGSGLLGTLDDLKAGRFFHPEHSWLRDNYFHRQDVPLGHVLAIYAEWARTGKLALDPDRLAATRKRRLRLRLRTLLPTPALKAIRWVRQQQRNHDARRMEAEQAAHSLPA, from the coding sequence ATGAGCACCGAAAATTTGAACCCCTTGAAGGCGGCACGGAAGATGCGCATTGTCGCCATCGCTGACAGCGACTCCTACCTGAAGTTCGCCTGCGCCACGCTGGACGCCCTCGGCCCGGAATGGGAGCGCGAGGTCCTGCTGGTCCGCTCCCCCATCCAGCCGACCTTGGAACAGATGGCCGCGGCCACCGCCGGGACCTTCCTGCACGGCCGCGCCACCGCGGTGATCCCCGCTTCCGGCCTGCGGACCGCCCTGGCGGGCGCCGACGTCGTACTCGCCGCCGCCACCGGCCCCGTGGTCGAGGAGGTCTATCTGCACGCCGCCGCGCTGACCCCGCGCCCGGCGCTGGTGTCCGGGCTGCCCGGCGTCGCCTTCCCCGCCACCAAGAAGGCGCTGCGCTACCGGGCGCTCGGAGACGCCTTCATCACGCATAGCCACGCGGAGTGCCGGGCCTTCAGCGAACGCGCCGAGGGCCTCGAGCTTCCGCAGCGAATCCTGGTCTCCCGGCTGCCGTTCCTCTCCTCCCCCGAGGCGCCGGTACCCGATCCCACCCCGCTGAAGCGCGTGGTGTTCGCCCCGCAGGCCAAGGTGCCCGTGGAGAAGGACGAGCGGGTCGCCATCCTGCAGGCGCTGGCCGCACTGGCCCGCCGCACCGGCTTCACGGTGCGGGTGAAGCTGCGGGCCTGGGCCGGCGAGCCGCAGACCCACCTGGAGCAGTATCCGTTCGACACCCTCTGGAACGACCTGGTGAAGGCCCGCGCGGTGGCCGGCCATGAACTGGAGTTCTGCACCGGCTCGATGGCCGAGCAGCTGGTCCCCGGCACGGCCATGGTCACCGTCAGCTCCACCGCCGCCCTCGAAGCACTCGACGCCGGCCTGCAGGTGCTGATCCTGTCCGACTTCGGGGTCAGCGACGAGATGCTCAATAAGGTCTTCGACGGCTCCGGGCTGCTCGGCACCCTCGATGACCTGAAGGCCGGCCGCTTCTTCCACCCGGAGCACAGCTGGCTGCGGGACAACTACTTCCACCGGCAGGACGTGCCGCTGGGCCACGTGCTCGCCATCTACGCCGAGTGGGCCCGGACCGGCAAGCTCGCGCTGGACCCGGACCGGCTGGCGGCCACGCGAAAGCGGCGGCTGCGGCTGCGCCTGCGCACCCTCCTGCCGACGCCCGCACTGAAGGCCATCCGCTGGGTCCGCCAGCAGCAGCGGAACCACGACGCCCGCCGGATGGAGGCGGAGCAGGCCGCTCACAGCCTGCCCGCCTGA
- a CDS encoding glycosyltransferase family 2 protein: MNQPLLSVIVPAKDQAPFIRDSMTSLTRQFDDPSVMEVIVIDDGSTDGTGELAAAFASRLPGLKILRNEAATGVASARNRGLDVAAGRFITFLDPDDWYAPGHLSRITDEIAALGVDFLRVDHVRHTGGVRTVHKAPQARRGVKLDPRNDIAPHNQSTMVDYCFPPFGIFDGGLKDAGMLHFLDGRHTAEDRPWVWRLHLKAASYAVSNQLGAFYRRGVASSLTQVFDRRQLDFLPCFAEVFRLVAEDPEAARFWPKAVRQFLAIACHQLDRSGDMDKQVVAELHAGIRAALAGLPDEVREQGLAGLDNKRRKLLKPVLRRAAA; this comes from the coding sequence ATGAACCAGCCATTACTGAGCGTCATCGTTCCAGCGAAAGACCAGGCACCTTTCATCCGTGACTCGATGACCAGCCTGACGCGCCAGTTCGATGATCCCTCCGTAATGGAAGTCATCGTCATCGACGATGGTTCAACCGACGGAACCGGGGAGCTGGCTGCCGCATTCGCCAGCCGGCTCCCCGGCCTGAAGATCCTCCGCAACGAGGCCGCGACCGGCGTCGCCTCCGCCCGTAACCGCGGGCTGGACGTCGCGGCCGGGCGCTTCATCACCTTCCTCGACCCTGATGACTGGTACGCCCCCGGGCACCTGTCCCGGATCACGGACGAGATCGCCGCGCTGGGCGTGGACTTCCTGCGGGTCGACCACGTGCGGCACACCGGCGGCGTGCGCACTGTCCACAAGGCGCCCCAGGCGCGCCGCGGGGTCAAGCTGGATCCGCGCAACGACATCGCGCCGCACAACCAGTCCACCATGGTGGACTACTGCTTCCCGCCGTTCGGAATTTTCGACGGCGGACTCAAGGACGCGGGCATGCTCCACTTCCTGGACGGCCGGCACACCGCGGAGGACCGCCCGTGGGTCTGGCGGCTCCACCTCAAAGCCGCCTCCTACGCCGTCAGCAACCAGCTCGGCGCGTTCTACCGGCGCGGCGTCGCGAGCTCCCTGACCCAGGTCTTCGACCGCCGCCAGCTGGACTTCCTGCCCTGCTTCGCCGAGGTGTTCCGCCTCGTCGCGGAGGACCCCGAAGCCGCCCGCTTCTGGCCCAAGGCCGTCCGCCAGTTCCTTGCCATCGCCTGCCACCAGCTGGACCGCTCCGGCGACATGGACAAGCAGGTCGTGGCGGAACTCCACGCGGGCATCCGCGCCGCCCTCGCGGGCCTGCCGGACGAGGTGCGCGAGCAGGGCCTGGCCGGCCTGGACAACAAGCGACGCAAGTTGCTCAAACCTGTGCTCCGGAGAGCTGCCGCATGA
- a CDS encoding DUF5058 family protein, with product MHPAVIDPNSTDIAPVAFHPVLWVAAACVFAVIILQSVIYLSAIRKAGAAAHLTDQQVGRAVRAGAVAAIGPSLAVALVAVSLLPLFGTPAVLTRIGLVGSAAFDVAAAGLAAGTQGAELGGPTYTQKVFAIGFAAMTLGGLMWMVAALVLTPILSRGDKALRKVNPAVMTVVPAAALLAAFFTLAFAETVKSPVHLVTLLVSAAVMGLCLLGARYLKKSWLHEWGLGIAIVVALAVAYFMTAK from the coding sequence ATGCATCCTGCTGTCATAGACCCCAACTCGACCGACATCGCGCCGGTGGCCTTCCACCCGGTGCTGTGGGTGGCGGCGGCCTGCGTATTCGCCGTCATCATCCTGCAATCGGTGATCTACCTCAGTGCCATCCGCAAGGCCGGCGCGGCGGCCCACCTGACCGATCAGCAGGTGGGCCGCGCCGTCCGTGCGGGCGCCGTGGCGGCCATCGGCCCCTCGCTGGCCGTCGCGCTGGTGGCGGTCTCCCTCCTGCCGCTGTTCGGCACGCCGGCCGTCCTGACCCGCATCGGCCTGGTGGGATCGGCCGCCTTCGATGTCGCGGCCGCGGGCCTCGCGGCGGGAACCCAGGGCGCCGAGCTCGGCGGTCCGACCTACACGCAGAAGGTCTTCGCCATCGGGTTCGCCGCGATGACGCTCGGCGGGCTCATGTGGATGGTCGCGGCGCTCGTCCTCACCCCGATCCTGTCCAGGGGCGACAAGGCGCTGCGCAAGGTCAATCCGGCGGTCATGACCGTCGTGCCCGCCGCGGCCCTGCTCGCGGCGTTCTTCACGCTCGCCTTCGCCGAGACGGTCAAGTCGCCCGTCCATCTGGTGACCCTGCTCGTCTCGGCGGCCGTGATGGGCCTCTGCCTGCTCGGGGCCAGATACCTCAAGAAGTCATGGCTGCACGAGTGGGGGCTCGGGATCGCGATCGTCGTGGCCCTGGCCGTCGCCTATTTCATGACCGCCAAGTAG
- a CDS encoding alpha-2,8-polysialyltransferase family protein: MKELFVVSTLYQCISLASAIDAGRIPDRGAERILVLTNSALIPEITVPFHEAPGFAEAAARFDRTVDLSELLWPRRPGQFNPRAEELDLWERLLRAEWNLGDAAVSLFVESIQVNPAVALCRIFADAGISVHSDGLMSYGPTRNPLPRELAQRLETLVYVDLVPGLVPRLLREHNPALVPVDRADLRRGMEALARTLPEDDAVAAAISGTPAAELEKHSADHGASGSALILGQYLSELGILSAEEEVELHRNMLQKALDRGIRHCVFKPHPSAGPGAVTSIQAAAAELGLELEVLTSSSPAEVVMQRLKPDLVVSCFSTALMTAKHLFGIDAAAVGTEILLERLTPYQNSNRIPVTIIDALLERGYAAPAEAAAEEAAEAAGFEATRTLDASPERSAPLQQLVEAVSYCMQPQTLELARPAAEAFLADAQHTGDLRYFKRRRLTKLELPGSLPAAKVLHPLGRARRAGARQVKRVLTALAK; the protein is encoded by the coding sequence ATGAAAGAACTCTTTGTCGTTTCCACGCTGTACCAGTGCATCTCGCTGGCATCCGCCATCGACGCCGGCCGGATCCCGGACCGGGGCGCCGAGCGCATCCTGGTCCTGACCAACAGCGCCCTGATCCCCGAGATCACCGTGCCGTTCCACGAGGCTCCCGGCTTCGCGGAGGCGGCGGCCCGCTTCGACCGCACCGTGGACCTGAGCGAGCTGCTCTGGCCGCGCCGGCCCGGGCAGTTCAACCCGCGGGCCGAGGAGCTGGACCTCTGGGAGCGCCTGCTCCGGGCCGAATGGAACCTCGGCGACGCCGCCGTGAGCCTGTTCGTCGAGTCCATCCAGGTCAACCCGGCGGTCGCGCTGTGCCGCATCTTCGCCGACGCCGGCATCAGCGTGCACTCGGACGGCCTGATGAGCTACGGCCCCACCCGCAACCCGCTGCCGCGCGAACTGGCGCAGCGGCTCGAGACGCTGGTGTACGTGGACCTGGTGCCCGGTCTGGTGCCCCGGCTGCTGCGCGAACACAACCCGGCCCTGGTGCCCGTGGACCGCGCCGACCTGCGCCGCGGCATGGAAGCGCTGGCGCGGACCCTGCCCGAGGACGATGCGGTGGCCGCCGCCATCAGCGGGACCCCCGCGGCGGAGCTGGAAAAGCACAGCGCCGACCACGGCGCCTCCGGCAGCGCGCTGATCCTCGGCCAGTACCTCTCCGAGCTCGGCATCCTCTCCGCCGAGGAAGAGGTCGAGCTGCATCGGAACATGCTGCAGAAGGCCCTGGACCGGGGCATCCGCCACTGCGTCTTCAAGCCGCACCCCAGCGCCGGCCCCGGTGCCGTCACCTCCATCCAGGCCGCCGCCGCCGAACTCGGCCTGGAGCTCGAAGTGCTGACCTCGAGCAGCCCGGCGGAGGTCGTCATGCAGCGGCTGAAGCCGGACCTGGTGGTCAGCTGCTTCTCCACCGCCCTGATGACGGCGAAGCACCTCTTCGGCATTGACGCCGCTGCCGTTGGCACCGAAATCCTGCTCGAGCGGCTCACGCCGTACCAGAACAGCAATCGCATCCCGGTCACCATCATCGACGCCTTGCTGGAACGCGGCTACGCCGCCCCCGCCGAGGCGGCGGCGGAAGAGGCGGCGGAAGCGGCCGGATTCGAAGCCACCCGGACGCTGGACGCTTCGCCCGAGCGGTCGGCCCCGCTGCAGCAGCTGGTCGAGGCCGTGTCCTACTGCATGCAGCCGCAGACGCTTGAGCTGGCACGGCCCGCCGCCGAGGCCTTCCTGGCCGACGCCCAGCACACCGGGGACCTGCGCTACTTCAAGCGCCGCCGGCTGACCAAGCTGGAGCTGCCCGGCTCCCTGCCGGCCGCCAAGGTGCTCCATCCGCTGGGCCGCGCCCGCCGCGCCGGCGCCCGCCAGGTCAAGCGCGTCCTGACAGCGCTGGCGAAATGA
- a CDS encoding glycosyltransferase family 87 protein — MPGPSSRRRLPLRIVVPSRNDPLLRRFTEFVGGPLGRRTAPGIVRPGFFTVERVLILLTTLAALLSVLAKTPCRVAGWALPDYFYMGCYSDWPVLFESRGLADGVLPFLTPGSSFEYPVLMGLLAGATALLVPGAGASPERTLAYFDVNATLAAVVWIITVIATARMCHRRPWDAAMVAVAPGIVLAGTVNWDLWPAMVLALAMLSFARGRLVAAGVLIGLGAALKVYPVLMLGAILLLAIRTGRFRPLLVTGGSAAAVWLLVNVPFMVSGFESWAHFLGYTRDREAGYSSLWYAYNVTAEGGGLPQLGPGPANTLSLLLFLAACLAIAVLVLSAPRRPRLAGIIFLVVAAFVLTNKVYSPQFVVWLVPLAALAHPRWRDFLLWQFFEVLHWWAIWMYLGRITSGGEPQHNIDTPYYVLAVLGHIAATAYLMFRVVRSMLHPEHDVVRRLDVDDPQGGPFDNAPDRFVLDWRYRAQPIASAAEGRRD; from the coding sequence ATGCCCGGGCCCTCCTCCCGCCGTCGACTCCCGCTGCGCATCGTGGTGCCCAGCCGCAATGACCCGCTGCTGAGGCGGTTCACGGAATTCGTCGGCGGCCCGCTGGGGCGCCGCACCGCACCCGGGATCGTCCGGCCCGGCTTCTTCACCGTGGAGCGAGTGCTGATCCTGCTGACGACGCTGGCCGCGCTGCTGTCGGTGCTGGCCAAGACGCCGTGCCGGGTGGCCGGCTGGGCGCTGCCCGACTATTTCTACATGGGCTGCTATTCGGACTGGCCGGTCCTGTTCGAATCCCGTGGCCTGGCCGACGGCGTGCTGCCGTTCCTCACCCCGGGGAGTTCCTTCGAATACCCGGTACTGATGGGCCTGCTGGCCGGGGCGACGGCTTTGCTGGTGCCGGGCGCCGGGGCGTCGCCGGAGCGCACCCTGGCCTACTTCGACGTCAATGCCACCCTGGCGGCGGTGGTCTGGATCATCACGGTTATAGCCACGGCGCGGATGTGCCATCGGCGGCCTTGGGATGCGGCCATGGTCGCGGTGGCCCCGGGCATCGTGCTGGCAGGCACCGTCAACTGGGACCTCTGGCCGGCAATGGTGCTGGCTCTGGCCATGCTCTCTTTCGCGCGCGGGCGGCTGGTGGCTGCCGGCGTACTGATCGGACTCGGAGCCGCCCTCAAGGTCTACCCGGTGCTGATGCTTGGCGCCATCCTCCTCCTGGCGATACGCACGGGCCGGTTCCGGCCGCTGCTGGTGACAGGAGGTTCGGCCGCGGCAGTCTGGCTGCTGGTCAACGTCCCCTTCATGGTCTCCGGCTTCGAGTCCTGGGCGCACTTCCTCGGCTACACCCGGGACCGCGAGGCCGGTTATTCCTCTCTCTGGTACGCCTACAACGTCACGGCCGAGGGCGGCGGGCTGCCTCAACTGGGGCCGGGTCCGGCCAACACGCTCTCGCTCCTGCTGTTCCTGGCGGCCTGCCTGGCCATCGCGGTGCTGGTCCTGTCCGCCCCGCGGCGGCCCCGGCTGGCCGGCATTATCTTCTTGGTCGTGGCCGCGTTCGTGCTGACCAACAAGGTCTATTCGCCGCAGTTCGTGGTCTGGCTGGTTCCCCTCGCCGCGCTGGCGCATCCGCGCTGGCGCGACTTCCTTCTCTGGCAGTTCTTCGAAGTGCTGCACTGGTGGGCCATCTGGATGTACCTTGGCCGGATCACCAGTGGCGGGGAGCCGCAGCACAACATCGACACTCCCTACTACGTCCTTGCCGTCCTGGGACATATTGCTGCCACGGCATATCTGATGTTCCGGGTGGTGCGCTCCATGCTCCATCCGGAGCATGACGTGGTGCGGAGGCTGGACGTTGATGACCCCCAGGGCGGGCCGTTCGACAACGCTCCGGACAGGTTTGTGTTGGACTGGCGCTATCGCGCACAGCCGATAGCCAGCGCGGCGGAGGGAAGGCGGGACTGA
- a CDS encoding fumarylacetoacetate hydrolase family protein gives MRLGTVRRDGSTQAFRQDEAGTAYLPVKDVGELLARGDWRTLAGEPGPEPDAEELATPILRPGKILCAGLNYYAHAEEVGQDVPKYPTIFTKFHNSLVGPADDVVMPQASSKIDWEAELAVVIGQTVRKADEAAAKDAIAGYTVMNDVSVRDWQGRTSEWFQGKNWDRMTPVGPVVVTADELDPEKGLAVECELDGVQKQSGTTADLIFSCATLVSYISQFMTLEPGDLIATGTPAGVGLARKPREWIPAGAELVTRVEGIGELRNRCVPED, from the coding sequence ATGCGTCTGGGTACGGTGCGGCGGGACGGGAGCACGCAGGCTTTCCGGCAGGACGAGGCCGGCACTGCCTATCTCCCCGTCAAGGACGTGGGCGAGCTGCTGGCCCGCGGCGACTGGCGGACGCTGGCGGGGGAGCCGGGACCGGAGCCCGACGCCGAAGAGCTGGCAACGCCCATCCTGCGGCCGGGCAAGATCCTCTGCGCCGGGCTGAACTACTATGCGCATGCCGAAGAGGTCGGGCAGGACGTGCCGAAGTACCCGACCATCTTCACCAAGTTCCACAACTCGCTGGTGGGCCCGGCGGACGACGTCGTCATGCCGCAGGCCAGCAGCAAGATCGACTGGGAAGCCGAGCTGGCCGTCGTCATCGGGCAAACCGTGCGCAAGGCGGACGAGGCCGCGGCGAAGGACGCCATCGCCGGCTACACCGTAATGAACGACGTCTCCGTCCGCGACTGGCAGGGCCGGACGTCCGAGTGGTTCCAGGGCAAGAACTGGGACCGGATGACGCCGGTGGGCCCCGTCGTCGTCACCGCGGACGAACTGGACCCGGAGAAGGGACTGGCGGTCGAATGCGAGCTCGACGGCGTGCAGAAGCAGTCGGGCACCACGGCGGACCTGATCTTCTCCTGCGCCACGCTGGTCTCCTACATCAGCCAGTTCATGACCCTGGAGCCGGGTGACCTGATCGCCACCGGAACGCCGGCCGGCGTCGGCCTGGCGCGCAAGCCGCGGGAATGGATTCCGGCCGGGGCCGAACTGGTCACGCGCGTCGAGGGGATCGGTGAACTGCGCAACCGCTGCGTGCCGGAGGACTGA
- a CDS encoding N-acetylneuraminate synthase family protein, translating into MTTETTAPAGAPAPVAIGDVQVGAGQPVYVIGEIGINHNGDIEIAKQLIDVAAAAGANAVKFQKRTPEISTPVDMRDKMRSTPWGDMTYLDYRYRVEFDMPIYQKLIQHAADKGLHCFASPWDVPSVAFMEEAGALTHKVASASVTDIELLTALRETGKPIILSTGMSTIEQIDKAVETLGTDNLILMHATSTYPLPPEEANLRMITTLQERYQVPVGYSGHERGLQISLAAVALGAVTVERHITLDRTMWGSDQASSLEPKGFESLIRDIRILEDAMGDGVKKVFPGELAPLSRLRRVDG; encoded by the coding sequence ATGACCACCGAAACCACCGCCCCCGCCGGAGCCCCGGCCCCCGTAGCCATCGGCGACGTCCAGGTCGGCGCCGGCCAGCCCGTCTACGTGATTGGCGAGATCGGCATTAACCACAACGGCGACATCGAAATCGCCAAGCAGCTGATCGACGTTGCTGCCGCCGCCGGCGCCAACGCCGTGAAGTTCCAGAAGCGCACCCCGGAAATCTCCACCCCGGTCGACATGCGCGACAAGATGCGCTCCACCCCCTGGGGCGACATGACCTACCTGGACTACCGCTACCGCGTCGAGTTCGACATGCCGATCTACCAGAAGCTGATCCAGCACGCGGCCGACAAGGGCCTGCACTGCTTCGCTTCGCCGTGGGACGTGCCCTCGGTCGCCTTCATGGAGGAAGCCGGCGCGCTGACCCACAAGGTCGCCTCCGCCTCCGTCACCGACATCGAGCTGCTGACCGCCCTGCGCGAGACCGGCAAGCCGATCATCCTCTCCACCGGCATGTCCACCATCGAGCAGATCGATAAGGCCGTCGAGACCCTGGGCACCGACAACCTGATCCTGATGCACGCCACCTCCACCTACCCGCTGCCCCCGGAGGAGGCCAACCTGCGCATGATCACCACGCTGCAGGAGCGTTACCAGGTTCCGGTCGGCTACTCGGGCCACGAGCGCGGCCTGCAGATCTCCCTGGCCGCCGTCGCACTCGGCGCCGTGACCGTGGAGCGCCACATCACTCTGGACCGCACCATGTGGGGCTCGGACCAGGCCTCCTCGCTCGAGCCCAAGGGCTTCGAGTCCCTGATCCGCGACATCCGCATCCTCGAAGACGCCATGGGCGACGGCGTCAAGAAGGTCTTCCCGGGCGAGCTGGCGCCGCTGTCCCGCCTGCGCCGGGTGGACGGCTAA
- a CDS encoding NAD(P)/FAD-dependent oxidoreductase yields MARGQVAVVGAGPNGLAAAVIMARAGLDVSVYEAASTAGGGARTLELIEPGHRHDVCSAVHPMAVAAPFFRDFGLADRVDMIHPEIAYAHVVRPDHVAFAYQDVERTAGRLGIDGPAYRALMEPLARHSAELLDLTMNQLLRVPHHPLSALRYGLGTLEQGSPWWDMRFKEYFAPALLSGVAAHTPGGVQRPVAAGAGLMLGSLAHAVGYPLPVGGSQAIIDAMVQDVAAHGGRIVTGHRVDSLADLTDADAILLDTAPQELLRLAGGRLPRSYAAALGAYRYGPGAAKVDFILSEPVPWAEPDLARAGTVHLGGTRYEVAASEHEIARGRHAAKPFVLVSQPSVFDSTRAPAGRHILWAYCHVPQGSTLDMTGVITAQLEEAAPGFSDVVIASRGMSAMDYQAYNPNYVGGDFGTGAVNIRQLLARPVPGTKPWKTPLGGVYLCSAATPPGPGVHGMAGYHAARLALKDVFGLPMPSLKP; encoded by the coding sequence ATGGCACGCGGACAGGTAGCAGTGGTTGGGGCCGGCCCCAACGGTTTGGCCGCTGCGGTAATCATGGCCAGAGCCGGGTTGGATGTCAGCGTCTACGAGGCTGCCTCCACTGCCGGCGGCGGCGCCCGGACCTTGGAACTCATCGAGCCGGGGCACCGGCATGACGTATGCTCCGCCGTGCATCCAATGGCGGTGGCGGCGCCCTTCTTCCGCGACTTCGGACTGGCGGACCGGGTCGACATGATCCACCCCGAGATCGCCTATGCCCACGTCGTCCGACCGGACCATGTCGCATTCGCATACCAAGACGTGGAACGGACGGCCGGGCGGCTCGGCATTGACGGCCCCGCCTACCGGGCGCTGATGGAACCGCTGGCCCGCCATTCCGCCGAACTGCTGGACCTGACCATGAACCAGCTGCTGCGCGTGCCGCATCATCCCCTCTCGGCCCTGCGCTACGGACTGGGCACCTTGGAACAGGGCAGCCCGTGGTGGGATATGCGTTTCAAGGAATACTTCGCTCCGGCCCTGCTGTCCGGGGTGGCCGCCCACACTCCGGGCGGTGTGCAGCGTCCGGTCGCGGCAGGCGCCGGACTGATGCTCGGGTCCCTTGCCCACGCCGTCGGCTACCCGCTCCCGGTCGGCGGTTCGCAGGCGATCATCGACGCGATGGTGCAGGACGTTGCCGCGCACGGCGGCCGCATCGTCACCGGGCACCGGGTGGACTCGCTGGCCGACCTGACCGACGCGGACGCCATCCTGCTGGACACCGCACCGCAGGAATTGCTCCGGCTGGCCGGCGGCCGCCTGCCCCGGAGCTACGCCGCAGCCCTGGGTGCCTACCGGTACGGGCCCGGGGCCGCGAAGGTGGACTTCATCCTGTCGGAACCGGTGCCGTGGGCCGAGCCCGACCTCGCCCGCGCCGGCACGGTGCACCTAGGCGGCACGCGCTACGAGGTGGCGGCCTCGGAGCACGAGATCGCCCGCGGCCGGCATGCCGCCAAGCCCTTCGTGCTCGTCTCCCAGCCCAGCGTCTTCGATTCCACCCGCGCCCCGGCCGGACGGCACATCCTGTGGGCCTACTGCCACGTCCCGCAGGGTTCCACGCTGGACATGACCGGGGTGATCACCGCGCAACTGGAGGAAGCAGCCCCCGGCTTCTCCGACGTCGTAATTGCCTCCCGCGGGATGAGCGCCATGGACTACCAGGCCTACAACCCCAACTACGTGGGCGGCGACTTCGGCACCGGCGCCGTCAACATCCGCCAGCTGCTGGCGCGTCCCGTCCCCGGGACCAAGCCGTGGAAGACCCCGCTCGGCGGCGTCTACCTCTGCTCCGCCGCCACTCCGCCGGGCCCGGGAGTGCACGGCATGGCCGGCTACCACGCCGCCCGGCTGGCGCTGAAGGACGTCTTCGGCCTCCCGATGCCGTCGCTGAAGCCGTAG